A region of Massilia sp. KIM DNA encodes the following proteins:
- a CDS encoding TrfB-related DNA-binding protein → MSAAEFEACIPFLQQLSEKRIAAARAVLVDGEKPVIVALRYQWSRQAVNMCVNRLWETFENYKAAKVREFEANLIKLPEGWEVATLAAPKHVLQKLRVEVEAARTPIDGIEEQ, encoded by the coding sequence ATGTCCGCCGCCGAGTTCGAAGCGTGCATCCCATTTTTGCAGCAATTGTCCGAGAAGCGCATTGCCGCAGCACGTGCGGTGCTAGTCGATGGTGAGAAACCTGTAATCGTCGCCTTGCGATATCAATGGAGCCGGCAGGCAGTGAATATGTGCGTCAATAGGCTTTGGGAAACCTTTGAAAACTATAAGGCGGCCAAGGTGCGTGAATTTGAGGCGAACCTCATCAAATTACCTGAAGGGTGGGAAGTCGCGACATTAGCGGCACCAAAGCATGTGCTCCAAAAGCTAAGAGTGGAGGTTGAAGCCGCTAGAACGCCGATAGATGGCATTGAAGAGCAATAA
- a CDS encoding TonB-dependent siderophore receptor, producing the protein MGNYPKSQTVLATALVSAMTSALAQNATTDQDQTVTATVPSTVVVLGSRTQAKTALDTAVPVGLISAKDLQSAGSLELGKVLQDLDPSFNFTTTFISDGTDIIRPATLRGLGPDQLLVLVNGKRRHQQALVNVQQTVGRGSAGTDINAIPLSAIQSIEVLRDGAAAQYGSDAIAGVINIVLKKGITDTQLSASVGSTSEGDGDTYTASAHKGFALGTDGGYLNLSVEGRRRNETNRAGPDSLRVDPPRVTQRIGDSLAKDAYLWLNAALPVAGGELYTFGGASKRKGDSSGFFRSAGDARNVPAVYPNGFLPNIITTVKDASLGVGYKHDLSGDWSVDLSVNHGRSELGFHERNSINVSYYYENGSSPLEADTGKLKFDQTTLNLDFKGSVDLGGAPLYIGTGFEWRQDNYQILAGDPVSYQYGRTNDPRKIIRDQLGGIAASGIQGFPGYTPGTEVDDGRHNTAYYIDLERKVGDLLSFGAAVRHERYSDFGNTTIGKLSLRYDPSRTIGLRASASTGFRAPGVQQKFYSSVSTNLNAAGVLTETLTARENSAVTRAFGIAPLKEETSKSASIGMILRPTSNFSVTADLYRTNIDDRIVFSSNIAPESGACATASACPIKAILDPLRVGQAQFFTNAIDTSTTGFDLVAQHTTRGQGSTLVLSGQLGFNRTEVKDRRSQSPVLSGAQLFDDTQVTLIEKGQPRQHHVVAADYTVGQWNTTARANYFGEVEGQGFTPGFIQTWEAKWIVDVTGRYNFTKKLSLSAGVNNLFDTYPTKWDPVKAAPFPQLGFTYCWETCPFGINGRSFYAKVDYAF; encoded by the coding sequence ATGGGTAATTACCCGAAAAGCCAGACAGTCCTAGCAACTGCTCTTGTATCTGCCATGACGTCGGCACTCGCACAGAACGCCACAACTGATCAAGATCAAACAGTGACAGCCACAGTGCCATCGACCGTTGTCGTTTTAGGCTCGCGTACACAAGCTAAGACCGCGCTCGACACCGCCGTGCCGGTTGGTCTTATCAGTGCGAAAGACCTTCAGTCCGCAGGCTCGCTTGAGCTCGGCAAGGTTTTGCAGGACCTCGACCCATCATTTAACTTCACGACAACGTTCATCAGTGACGGCACCGATATCATTCGCCCGGCCACGTTGCGTGGACTTGGACCTGACCAGCTCCTGGTATTGGTGAACGGTAAACGGCGTCACCAGCAGGCATTGGTCAACGTTCAGCAGACCGTCGGACGCGGATCTGCTGGCACCGACATTAACGCAATTCCTTTATCCGCCATTCAATCGATCGAAGTGCTGCGTGATGGCGCCGCCGCACAGTACGGCTCGGACGCGATCGCAGGAGTGATCAACATCGTACTGAAGAAGGGCATTACTGATACTCAGCTTAGCGCCAGCGTTGGCAGCACAAGCGAGGGCGACGGTGATACCTATACCGCGAGCGCTCATAAAGGATTCGCGCTTGGCACTGATGGCGGATACCTGAACCTGTCAGTCGAGGGCCGGCGCCGGAATGAAACAAATCGCGCGGGTCCCGACTCATTGCGCGTCGATCCTCCACGTGTTACCCAACGGATCGGCGACAGCTTAGCCAAGGACGCGTACCTTTGGTTAAACGCCGCGCTGCCGGTCGCCGGGGGCGAGCTGTACACCTTCGGCGGTGCTTCGAAGCGAAAAGGCGATTCTTCAGGCTTCTTCCGCTCGGCAGGCGACGCTCGCAATGTCCCGGCGGTGTACCCGAATGGCTTCTTGCCCAACATTATCACCACTGTCAAGGATGCCTCATTAGGAGTAGGCTACAAGCACGACCTCAGCGGCGACTGGAGCGTTGACCTGAGCGTCAACCACGGCCGCAGCGAGCTTGGCTTTCACGAACGCAACTCGATTAACGTCAGCTACTACTATGAGAACGGCAGCTCGCCGCTCGAGGCCGACACAGGCAAGCTCAAGTTCGACCAGACGACCCTCAACCTCGACTTCAAGGGTTCAGTCGACCTTGGCGGAGCTCCGCTCTATATCGGTACGGGGTTCGAATGGCGCCAAGATAACTACCAAATCCTAGCCGGCGACCCAGTTTCGTACCAGTACGGACGCACCAACGACCCGCGCAAAATTATTCGCGACCAGCTAGGTGGAATCGCGGCTTCTGGCATTCAAGGTTTTCCGGGCTACACTCCAGGCACCGAGGTGGACGACGGCCGCCATAACACTGCCTATTACATCGACCTCGAGCGCAAGGTAGGCGATCTGCTGTCCTTCGGCGCGGCCGTACGTCATGAGCGGTATTCAGACTTTGGTAATACGACGATTGGTAAGCTGAGCCTGCGTTACGACCCATCACGCACGATAGGTCTGCGCGCCAGCGCGTCGACGGGCTTTCGCGCCCCAGGCGTGCAGCAAAAATTCTACAGTTCCGTATCGACCAATCTAAACGCCGCAGGCGTACTAACCGAAACTCTGACCGCGCGAGAGAATAGCGCCGTCACGCGTGCCTTCGGCATCGCCCCATTAAAAGAAGAAACCTCAAAAAGCGCCAGCATCGGCATGATCTTGCGCCCGACCAGTAACTTCTCCGTGACCGCTGACCTGTATCGCACCAATATCGATGACCGCATCGTGTTCTCGTCGAACATCGCGCCAGAATCGGGAGCTTGTGCAACAGCCTCCGCCTGCCCGATTAAAGCCATCCTTGATCCGCTGCGCGTGGGCCAGGCACAGTTCTTCACTAACGCGATCGACACGTCGACTACCGGCTTTGACCTAGTAGCCCAGCACACGACGCGCGGCCAAGGCTCGACTCTAGTGCTGTCGGGTCAGTTGGGCTTCAACCGTACGGAAGTCAAGGACCGCCGCTCGCAATCGCCGGTCCTTAGCGGCGCCCAGCTGTTCGACGACACTCAGGTGACTCTGATCGAAAAGGGGCAGCCACGCCAGCACCATGTAGTCGCCGCCGACTATACGGTTGGACAATGGAACACTACTGCGCGCGCCAACTATTTCGGCGAAGTTGAAGGTCAGGGCTTCACGCCAGGATTCATCCAAACTTGGGAAGCGAAATGGATTGTCGATGTAACTGGTCGCTACAACTTCACTAAGAAGCTCAGCCTCTCGGCCGGTGTCAACAACCTGTTCGATACCTACCCTACCAAATGGGACCCCGTTAAAGCCGCCCCCTTCCCGCAGTTGGGCTTCACTTATTGCTGGGAGACATGCCCGTTCGGCATCAATGGACGCTCGTTCTACGCGAAGGTTGACTACGCGTTTTAG
- a CDS encoding bifunctional diguanylate cyclase/phosphodiesterase, which yields MLVDDQKRIYTFRVKVFSSLILAVVWLGTISSVASAAFAIYYGYPLIVLMDAVALCWILAIWYCKKFSYTLRVTSFLGLLYVVAFCSIVEIGPLGLCYLLAPPIMAAVLLGVRYALGTLFLSSASLLVLGLNGLISLPVGDLPSHSAVFISTLNFACLSALTTFACSALIFGLARSMERFRRASKSIKDGQIAQQALNRDLMLTSAAMSALNDMVLITKVNAGSEPSQTIIYANAAFELRTGYTLEAVLGKSMRIMLGPDTDSEIITQFEIASRAQSASTAELIVYDSKGESFWVDVELVPFAERSQEITHWVAVGRDITERRRSSDAVHKLAFFDVLTGLANRRLLMDRLATMLAKAQGGFGHGAVLYIDLDNFKRINDASGHAVGDALLKHVSATLKTTVGPADTVARISGDEFVVLVEAVDANLENVRATATDLARRIVELLGRPFELEGRPNTTSSSVGLAFSGPSEKTVQDLLREADTAMYHAKKNGKNKYAIFVPEMLAAAETNLAIERELLAALNNDELHLVYQPQVDSEQAIVGVEALLRWRRSNGSLISPEIFIPIAEASSLIVHLGHWVLRTACRACVALRAAGFPQPVSVNVSPRQFRDPQFVEAVTSILSEEGISGSNLIFEITEGLLVDNIEQTIERMHKLAAIGIRFSIDDFGTGYSNLGYLSRMPLTELKIDKSFICETPVDPKITAIVQSILALAHNLGLKVVAEGIETCDQASYLIQNGSPAMQGYLFSRPVLFSELKRMLSTQKSIECLR from the coding sequence TTGCTCGTTGACGATCAAAAACGCATTTATACGTTTCGAGTCAAGGTTTTTTCGTCCTTGATATTGGCCGTTGTTTGGCTAGGGACAATCTCGTCCGTTGCAAGCGCGGCGTTTGCTATCTATTATGGATATCCATTAATCGTGTTAATGGATGCAGTCGCGCTGTGCTGGATCCTGGCAATTTGGTATTGCAAAAAGTTTAGTTATACGTTGCGAGTGACGAGTTTTCTCGGGCTGCTTTATGTGGTCGCGTTCTGCTCGATCGTGGAGATTGGTCCATTAGGTCTATGCTACTTACTAGCACCGCCTATCATGGCTGCTGTGCTTCTTGGGGTACGATATGCTTTAGGGACGCTTTTTCTAAGTTCAGCAAGCCTGCTTGTTTTGGGCTTAAATGGATTGATATCCCTTCCAGTAGGGGATTTGCCGAGCCATTCAGCCGTGTTTATCTCTACTTTGAATTTCGCTTGTCTAAGTGCATTGACAACATTTGCATGCAGCGCCTTAATTTTCGGCCTTGCGCGGTCCATGGAACGTTTTCGCCGAGCATCCAAATCGATAAAAGATGGCCAAATCGCTCAACAAGCATTGAATCGTGATTTGATGTTGACATCCGCCGCCATGAGCGCGCTGAATGATATGGTTCTAATTACGAAGGTGAATGCCGGATCAGAGCCTTCTCAAACCATAATATATGCAAATGCTGCGTTTGAACTGCGCACGGGATATACGCTGGAGGCCGTTCTGGGCAAGAGCATGCGAATCATGCTAGGACCAGATACAGACTCCGAGATCATCACGCAATTCGAAATTGCTTCCAGGGCTCAGTCCGCGTCTACCGCCGAGCTAATCGTCTACGATAGCAAGGGCGAATCGTTTTGGGTGGACGTTGAGTTGGTTCCTTTTGCCGAACGCAGTCAAGAGATCACTCACTGGGTAGCCGTGGGTCGCGATATAACCGAACGTCGCAGGTCTTCGGATGCGGTCCATAAACTGGCGTTTTTCGATGTGTTGACCGGACTCGCGAATCGACGCCTATTGATGGACAGGTTAGCGACAATGTTGGCTAAAGCGCAAGGCGGTTTCGGTCACGGCGCGGTACTGTACATAGACCTCGATAACTTCAAGCGAATTAACGACGCGAGCGGCCACGCCGTTGGAGATGCGCTTTTGAAGCATGTTTCGGCAACATTGAAGACTACAGTCGGGCCAGCTGATACAGTTGCACGAATCAGCGGCGACGAGTTCGTTGTGCTCGTCGAGGCCGTTGACGCAAACTTGGAAAACGTGCGAGCAACGGCTACTGACCTGGCACGAAGAATTGTAGAGTTATTGGGACGTCCCTTCGAACTTGAAGGACGCCCTAATACCACCTCCAGTAGTGTTGGATTGGCGTTTTCCGGGCCAAGCGAGAAGACTGTGCAAGATCTCCTTCGCGAGGCCGACACGGCGATGTATCATGCAAAGAAGAATGGGAAGAACAAATATGCAATTTTTGTACCTGAGATGCTTGCTGCAGCAGAGACTAATTTGGCTATTGAGCGCGAACTACTCGCTGCTCTTAACAATGATGAGCTACATTTGGTTTACCAGCCGCAGGTTGATAGTGAGCAAGCGATCGTCGGAGTTGAAGCTTTATTGCGTTGGCGCCGGAGCAATGGCTCATTAATTTCGCCTGAGATCTTCATTCCAATCGCAGAGGCGTCAAGCCTTATTGTCCACCTCGGTCATTGGGTTCTGCGCACTGCCTGCAGGGCATGTGTCGCGCTCCGTGCAGCAGGCTTCCCGCAGCCCGTGTCGGTAAATGTCAGCCCCCGCCAATTTCGGGACCCGCAGTTCGTCGAAGCCGTTACATCGATCCTTTCTGAAGAGGGCATCTCCGGCTCGAATTTGATCTTCGAAATAACTGAAGGTCTTCTGGTCGATAACATCGAGCAAACTATTGAGCGCATGCATAAGCTTGCTGCAATAGGCATCAGATTCTCTATCGACGATTTCGGGACTGGCTACTCCAATCTAGGGTACTTAAGTAGGATGCCGTTGACAGAGCTTAAGATTGACAAATCGTTCATTTGCGAAACGCCTGTCGATCCGAAAATTACAGCGATCGTTCAATCTATACTAGCGCTAGCGCACAACCTCGGTCTTAAAGTCGTTGCAGAAGGGATCGAGACATGTGACCAAGCGTCCTATTTAATCCAGAATGGCAGCCCTGCCATGCAGGGATATTTATTTTCCAGACCCGTGCTATTTTCGGAACTTAAGCGAATGTTGTCAACTCAGAAGAGCATCGAGTGCCTACGATAA
- a CDS encoding methyl-accepting chemotaxis protein: protein MLKDIKVKTLITFTLGLLLMVLVGIGCIGLFSVREATTALKTTSMRDMEVRAGAERIRFKMEVNRSQILQTLQHNPAMEWHKMHDHPVEVHYKIIDDTTSEIKRLWALYYKNSNSAEERSLAEAWFATSGNLGVLGISDAKLAIQRGDWDEAQNVLIKRINPGYRVSDASLESLSEYLTEQQKKDDAAVAKAIGSTTNLIIATVIFAAFLAVAGRFILIRGIHIPLEKAIAIARRVASGDIGRPLQVESDNEIGQLLKALAEMDNNLAHIVQDVRTSTDSIATAAHQISAGNDDLARRTEAQASALAQTIASMEQITGSVRRNGENARQANQLAISAAQVAGKGGQVVSEVVETMSSINASSRKIVDIIGVIDGIAFQTNILALNAAVEAARAGEQGRGFAVVAGEVRNLAQRSASAAKEIKTLIDDSVDKVRLGTRLVDDAGVTMEEIVGSVNRVTDIMSEIAAAGQEQGEGIDHIDRAISQMDDVTQQNAALVEEAAAAAVSLEQQASSLVKLVSVFNVASGPVIDRQGLQVALSKSNVDHQLELKRPGLSHLARQA from the coding sequence ATGTTAAAAGATATAAAAGTTAAAACGCTTATCACTTTCACGCTGGGCTTGCTCCTAATGGTGCTAGTAGGGATCGGCTGCATTGGGCTCTTTAGCGTACGAGAAGCAACTACCGCATTGAAAACTACTTCCATGAGAGATATGGAAGTTCGTGCCGGAGCGGAGCGAATCCGATTTAAGATGGAAGTGAACCGAAGTCAGATCCTCCAGACGTTGCAACATAACCCGGCGATGGAGTGGCATAAAATGCATGACCACCCGGTGGAGGTTCACTATAAAATCATTGATGACACTACATCAGAAATCAAAAGACTTTGGGCTCTGTACTACAAAAATAGCAACTCGGCCGAGGAACGATCTCTTGCCGAAGCGTGGTTTGCGACTAGCGGCAATCTTGGCGTTCTAGGTATAAGCGACGCAAAGCTTGCTATTCAGCGGGGTGATTGGGATGAGGCTCAAAATGTTTTAATTAAGAGGATCAACCCCGGCTATAGGGTTTCCGATGCATCGCTCGAAAGCCTCTCGGAGTACCTGACGGAACAACAGAAGAAGGACGATGCCGCAGTTGCGAAAGCGATAGGGTCAACGACTAACCTGATCATTGCAACGGTCATATTTGCAGCTTTTCTAGCAGTCGCCGGTCGTTTTATTTTGATACGTGGCATTCATATTCCGCTTGAAAAGGCAATTGCGATTGCACGTCGTGTCGCGAGCGGTGACATTGGACGACCATTACAAGTCGAATCGGATAACGAAATTGGCCAACTTCTGAAGGCACTTGCTGAAATGGACAACAATCTCGCCCACATAGTGCAGGACGTCCGAACTAGCACTGATTCGATTGCCACTGCGGCCCACCAGATCTCAGCTGGAAATGATGACTTGGCTCGTCGTACGGAAGCGCAAGCTAGCGCGCTGGCGCAGACAATCGCCTCGATGGAGCAAATCACTGGCTCCGTTCGCCGAAACGGCGAGAACGCTCGTCAAGCAAATCAACTTGCGATCTCAGCAGCTCAAGTGGCAGGCAAAGGAGGGCAGGTAGTGTCAGAAGTCGTTGAAACGATGAGTTCTATCAATGCATCTTCTAGAAAAATCGTGGATATCATCGGCGTCATCGATGGCATCGCATTCCAGACTAATATTCTCGCCCTCAATGCTGCCGTAGAGGCCGCTCGCGCTGGAGAACAGGGGCGTGGATTCGCAGTTGTAGCCGGTGAAGTTCGCAATCTGGCTCAACGGTCGGCTAGCGCCGCGAAAGAGATCAAGACACTAATCGATGATTCTGTCGACAAGGTCCGGCTGGGTACGAGACTGGTGGACGATGCAGGCGTGACAATGGAAGAAATCGTTGGTAGCGTTAATAGAGTTACTGACATCATGAGCGAAATCGCCGCCGCAGGCCAAGAACAGGGCGAAGGCATTGATCATATCGATCGAGCAATCAGCCAGATGGACGATGTCACGCAGCAGAACGCCGCGCTTGTTGAAGAAGCTGCAGCCGCAGCCGTCTCGTTAGAACAGCAAGCGAGCAGTTTGGTAAAGCTCGTGAGTGTTTTTAATGTGGCTAGTGGACCTGTGATTGACCGTCAGGGCTTGCAGGTTGCTCTTAGCAAGTCGAACGTTGACCATCAACTGGAGCTAAAGCGTCCAGGCCTCTCTCATCTAGCGCGGCAGGCCTAA
- a CDS encoding DUF2971 domain-containing protein: MKSNKKIIPKTLYRYRPLGDAKIAGREVDAISGSYLYAPGFNQMNDPMEALFEFPGMNDPMGVILPKDLLSQFTSVLEDTANTARTSGVISMSETHLNYPMWAYYGSNFAGMCLEFDTQELTISDLPRDSYFPVPVKYNSIAPRPITLEHLAISDPMDVVTRRLIQKRAEWAHEKEWRYLAGRPGPKRYTDPALKRIYLGPNIDPHVKTTIVDAMKRRPVEIYEGLVVGYEVKFSCIQQSIPWAECDRTGAGIFNAGVAFKAKDELRSILGNKFEVLEQKCLELAAHPNVETVAGAHPLKDGKGVYVNAIYRLRDDAGDIVHSHVFDRNMNPLKFS, from the coding sequence ATGAAGTCAAATAAAAAAATTATTCCCAAAACGTTGTATCGATATCGACCGCTAGGTGACGCAAAGATAGCGGGGCGTGAGGTCGACGCAATTTCTGGTAGCTATCTCTACGCTCCAGGATTTAATCAAATGAATGATCCGATGGAGGCGTTGTTCGAATTTCCAGGTATGAATGATCCGATGGGAGTTATATTGCCGAAAGATCTGCTTTCTCAGTTCACAAGTGTCCTCGAGGATACTGCGAACACCGCGCGTACCTCAGGCGTTATTTCTATGTCCGAGACCCACCTGAACTATCCAATGTGGGCCTACTATGGAAGCAATTTTGCGGGTATGTGCCTAGAATTCGATACCCAAGAACTAACGATTTCGGATCTTCCTAGAGATTCTTACTTCCCAGTGCCAGTAAAATATAACTCGATCGCGCCTCGTCCAATAACTCTCGAACATCTCGCGATCTCGGATCCTATGGATGTGGTCACTCGCCGGCTGATTCAGAAACGAGCCGAGTGGGCACATGAGAAAGAGTGGCGGTATCTGGCTGGACGGCCTGGACCAAAGCGGTACACAGATCCCGCGCTAAAGCGCATTTATCTTGGCCCGAACATTGATCCACATGTCAAGACGACAATCGTCGACGCGATGAAACGCCGTCCAGTCGAGATTTATGAGGGCTTGGTAGTAGGATACGAAGTCAAGTTCTCTTGCATTCAGCAGTCCATACCTTGGGCTGAATGCGATCGAACTGGAGCAGGAATCTTTAATGCCGGAGTTGCATTTAAGGCGAAGGATGAACTTCGTTCCATCCTTGGGAACAAATTCGAGGTTCTTGAGCAGAAATGTCTTGAGCTTGCTGCTCACCCGAATGTGGAAACGGTTGCAGGCGCGCATCCTTTAAAGGACGGCAAGGGGGTCTACGTGAACGCAATCTACAGGTTACGCGATGACGCAGGTGATATTGTTCACAGTCATGTTTTTGATAGGAACATGAATCCGCTTAAATTTTCTTAG
- a CDS encoding NAD(P)H-dependent oxidoreductase, whose product MTHVLVVNSSVSGNSSVSRTLVGYVVERLMESQADISLTCRDVGETVIPHLTAATVAGVRAVAESQAERSTADLSDTLIAELQAADLLVIGAPMYNFSIPSSLRAWFDHVLRPRVTFAYGANGPEGLLKGKRAIVVETRGGLYSEGPSKAIDFQEPYLTQLLGFIGINHVDFIRAEKIGYGPEARAESISAAKSEISSLVSRVLGAGDRAASPKSDPSVHAEEAVRPSDANVDYDFLLTSNLTRVFNERDASRRLAAVKSIYHKDAEFYEPGQIARGHEAIAAAVTKLLANLPADTVFRAVRPAVGHHGIARLQWSASFSQRSSLVTGTDVVEIKEGLIRRLHVFIDQA is encoded by the coding sequence ATGACCCATGTTCTAGTCGTAAATAGTAGTGTATCTGGCAACTCATCCGTTTCCCGCACACTGGTAGGCTATGTGGTTGAGCGGCTGATGGAGTCGCAAGCCGACATTTCGTTGACCTGTCGCGATGTCGGCGAGACCGTTATTCCGCACCTTACTGCCGCCACTGTTGCCGGGGTAAGAGCAGTAGCCGAAAGCCAAGCTGAAAGGTCTACTGCAGATTTGTCCGACACTCTTATAGCAGAGCTTCAAGCGGCTGATCTACTAGTCATTGGAGCGCCGATGTACAACTTCAGTATTCCATCTAGCTTGCGGGCTTGGTTTGATCACGTGCTCCGGCCTCGTGTTACGTTTGCCTATGGCGCAAACGGACCTGAGGGACTTCTAAAAGGAAAACGGGCGATCGTGGTGGAAACTCGGGGTGGGCTGTACTCGGAAGGCCCATCGAAAGCGATTGATTTCCAGGAGCCTTACCTCACACAACTACTCGGTTTTATTGGCATCAATCACGTTGATTTTATTCGCGCTGAGAAAATCGGTTATGGTCCAGAAGCTCGTGCCGAATCGATCTCCGCTGCAAAATCCGAGATTTCATCCCTAGTTTCTCGTGTTTTGGGTGCGGGCGACAGGGCGGCGTCACCTAAGTCCGACCCAAGTGTCCATGCTGAGGAAGCGGTGCGCCCGTCTGACGCGAATGTCGATTACGACTTCCTGCTAACTTCAAATCTTACTCGGGTGTTTAATGAGCGTGATGCTTCTCGAAGGCTAGCCGCAGTGAAATCTATTTACCATAAAGATGCAGAGTTCTACGAGCCTGGCCAAATTGCTAGGGGTCACGAAGCAATTGCCGCAGCCGTGACCAAACTCCTCGCCAATTTGCCTGCCGACACAGTATTTCGCGCAGTACGTCCCGCAGTTGGGCACCACGGCATCGCCAGACTGCAGTGGAGCGCTAGCTTTTCGCAACGGTCCTCGCTTGTCACTGGAACGGATGTGGTAGAGATTAAAGAAGGTTTAATTCGGCGACTCCATGTTTTTATTGATCAAGCGTGA
- a CDS encoding class III extradiol ring-cleavage dioxygenase, with translation MSRLPTYFVSHGGGPWPWMKEESHGAFDRLEASLHELARSLPSRPKAVLVVTGHWEEQVFTVSSGASPGMIYDYSGFPAHTYKIKYPAPGDERLARRIEAVLQQAHIPCSLDPERGFDHGTFTVMYPAFPEAKIPVVQLSLRRDFDPKAHLELGRALASLRDEGVLIIGSGLSFHNLRMFNSTATTPSRAFDSWLQHVLTQAAPHERMQKLIRWEEAPSARIAHPREDHLLPLMVVVGAAMDDPGECVYREDFLGSIAVSSFRFCAESNT, from the coding sequence ATGAGCAGACTCCCTACTTACTTTGTATCACACGGAGGTGGTCCATGGCCATGGATGAAAGAGGAATCCCATGGAGCCTTCGACCGTCTCGAGGCCTCCCTGCATGAGCTAGCGAGGTCGCTTCCCTCGCGGCCTAAAGCAGTGCTGGTTGTAACTGGCCATTGGGAAGAACAGGTCTTTACAGTCTCATCGGGAGCTTCTCCTGGGATGATCTATGACTATTCAGGATTCCCTGCACATACCTACAAAATCAAGTACCCGGCACCTGGAGACGAAAGATTAGCGCGGCGAATCGAAGCTGTCCTGCAGCAGGCCCACATCCCGTGCTCTCTCGATCCTGAGCGAGGTTTCGATCATGGAACTTTCACGGTGATGTACCCGGCGTTTCCCGAAGCGAAGATTCCAGTAGTTCAGTTATCGTTACGTCGAGATTTCGATCCGAAAGCGCATCTCGAGTTAGGACGAGCCCTTGCGTCACTACGTGACGAGGGAGTGCTCATCATTGGAAGTGGCCTTAGCTTTCATAATTTGCGCATGTTCAATTCGACCGCTACAACGCCATCAAGGGCATTTGATAGTTGGCTGCAGCATGTACTAACTCAGGCCGCCCCTCATGAGCGTATGCAAAAACTAATACGTTGGGAAGAGGCTCCGTCAGCACGTATAGCGCACCCTCGAGAAGACCATTTGCTCCCGCTCATGGTAGTCGTAGGCGCGGCGATGGATGACCCAGGCGAGTGTGTGTATAGAGAGGACTTTCTAGGGTCCATCGCGGTATCAAGTTTCAGGTTTTGCGCTGAGAGCAATACCTGA